The genomic segment AAAGAATTAGATCCTAGCGCAGTGGATTGGTTGGCTGTGAGAAAAAATCCTGGACGTTATATTTTACGTCAGGATCCAGGACCGCATAATTCATTGGGGCAAATAAAATTTGAATTTGCAAATCCACATTTAGTGTATCTGCATGATACGCCATCCAAAGCCTTATTTGATGCTGAACGACGTTTGTTTAGTTCGGGTTGTGTGCGTTTAGAAGATCCGTTTGAATTTCTCGAAGCCCTAGAACAACTCGATCCTAACTTGCAACAAGCAGCGTCGCGCATCGAAGCGGCCTTGGAGTCGGGACGTACTACGGTGATTAATTTGAAAACACCGATCCCCATACATCTGACTTACATTACCGCGTGGGTGGATAAACAGGATTTCTTACATTTTTGGGACGATGTGTATGGTCGCGATCCCGTGCTCCCCGTCAATAAAGAGCAATTAGCCAATGATCTGCCAGAACCTATCTAAGATAGGTTCTTAGCAATAAATACATTTGCTCAGCGTGTTAATTTGTTTTGCGAATGATCGTTTATTATTCCGCTATCTGGAGTTGTTGATGATAAAAATAGTGTGGATTGCCTTTTATCAATGGAAATTGTTTTAGTTAACAATTGATCAATAAATCGATTTATTTGTCTTATTGAATCCGTTGTTTGTGAAAATTCAATGATTTGATCAAAAACAGATTGGCTAAATTTTTTCTCTGGAATTCGATAGAACAAATATCCGCTATGTTCTGTAAATTCAAAATTCTTTAAAGCTAATAAGGTATTTAAATTTTCTTGTGTTGCAAGTTTACCCATTGCATTCAAAGCACTGCTAATATGCTGTGGATTAAAATATGCTTCTAAGCTATTTATATTTGCTAATGTTAAGAGATTAGTTTTTTTTAGCGCGCATAGTGCATAGCTAAAGGCTATAGGTTTAATATGAGCTTCTACTTTTAGCATACACAGTGAATAGAGTTTACCTTCTAATTCTGAATTTATACTTTTTTTAAGAATTTCTTTCGCTAATGCGACGTTCTTGGATGCCATTAAAAACTCCTCAATAAAGATAGCCATCCTTAGCGTTTGAATTAAATGTTATGAACAATAATTTATACAAGATCAAACTTAAGGAAATCTTATTTACTTGGGGCCAAGCATTTTTTGTCATTACAAGCGCGTAAAATATTAACCATCAATGTGGGCACGCAAAATATTAATTGTCATTGCAGCACCGAAGGTGCGTGACAATCCATGAAAAGTTTTTAACGCATGTTTAATAAATTAAATAGTGTGTGTTAAGATTTGGTGAATTAATTTTTTTCACCGCGTTAGGTTTTTATGAAACAATTTGAACAGAAAAAAACAACTGCTATTAAAAGTAATATCGCTAAAAAAATAAAGCTATTGGGTAAGAAACTTAAAACACATCCAGCTCATGCGCGAAGAAAAAAAGATAAAGAAAATTGGGAGACTTTCTTTACGGTTTCCGTCTTCATTGCCCTGGCTGGGACCATGATTTTTGGTATAGGTGGCTGGTTGGCAGTTGCTGCATCAGGAACGCTTTTAAGCTTAATTATTGTAGAATCGGGGTTATTTTCATCGCTTGCTATGGGTTTTAGCGCCTGGCCTGTCTATAACACTTATTTATGGATGCGCGATTTGTTTAGTTCTGAGAAGATAAAAAGCCAAAATAAAGATTATGATCGATGTCATAAAAATCTGCTTGAATTAAAAGAATTAGTGGCTGAAAAAAACTATTTAATAACAAAAATTAATGCCCACCTTAAAAATGCTATTCAATGTTTGCCACCTAACCTATCTAGCCAAGAAGAGACAGATTTTTTGCAACGCGACTTCAGTAGCCAAGTAAGCTACTTAGAACAAAAAAAGAAAAAACTTCCCGCTTATTCGAGAAGGCAAAAGGACAAAGAAAATTGGGCGAAAATTTTTACCTATTCATTTATGGCTTCCTGTGCAGGAATGGGCTTATATGCAGTGGCTCTTATTATGATGATGGGAGGACCCCCCGCTATATTACTGGGCCCTATTTTCCCGGGGCTACTAATTGTTGAGGGTATCTTTGCTTTGATTATTCTTATTCCTGTCATAATAGGTAGTGTATTACATGCGGCTTATTTAGGCATGCGCGATCTATTTAGTTCCGTTGAAATCAAAGCCGAAAATAAACAATATGCGCAATTGAAAAAAACTATTGCTGAATTAAAGAAATTAGACAAACAGCAAAGCCAGCTAGATGCATCGATTAACAGTAAACTTCTTGGGCTTGAAGATGTCAGTTCAACTCATACTATGAGCGAGAAAGAAATGACAGATAATTTAAGGAGCAATGATGCTAAAAATAATCACTTTAACAAATACGGACCTATGTTTTCCGAACAATCCGCCAATCAGGAAACAACTACATTAGATTCGACACCACTCCACTCCAATTCAATCTAATTAAATCAATCCTTAATCAATAGTCTCCATCTTCATTATGGAGACTTTATTAAATTCCATCCTAAATGTTGTCATTGCAAGCACGTACAATGCCTGTCGTTGCGAGCATATACCAATTCTCGTCATTGCGAGCACATACAATTTCCGTCATTGCGAGCGCGTAGCGCGCGGCAATCCAGTGAAAAAATTAGTTTTTAATAGATTGCCGCGCGCTACGCGCTCGCAATGACGATTGTTTTTACGCGCTTGCAATGAAGAACCTTACCAAGGTAAACAAAAATTAGTTTCTTTGTTTAAGTTCGATCACGTTATTTTTTTATTCTGCTTAGAACATAAATTTATAACACTTAAGCTTTTCTTAAGTTAACTTCTGTATTATTATTTTTGTTAATCGAATCAAGTATATAAATAGATTTTATCTATTATAAGAATAAGAGGTAAGAATTATGAGTAATCCAAAAAGTTTAAATGAACTGAATGAAGAAATTCAAAAGTTGAAAGCTAAACAATTACAGTTGAATGAAGATCTTTATGATCGAAAGATAACTAAATCTCAATTTGTATTTGGACTAGTCGCATTTGTTATTTCATTAGTGGTACTTACAGCTGTTGCTAGCATTGTCTGGCCTGCGGCTTTAATACTATCTGCTTTATCTGCGATGTTTCTTTCTAAAATAGCTCATGCGGTCAGCAATATAACTAATTCTTTCATAACTGGAGTAAGACTTGATCGAGCAGAAAAGGAACTAAATGAACAAAGTGCGTTTAAACCTGAAAATGAAACGCAAAAAACAACTAATAGCAATCAAAGTAACTCTAACTCTGTAACAAAAGTGGTAGATCAATCACCTGAAGGCAATGTTGTCTATAGCCAATTATTTGTAGTTAGTCAGGCCGGGCCAGAGGAAGCAGTTGATAATAAAAAAGTTATTAACCCTAGTTTTAAAAGATAACTAATTTGTTATACCAACACACACACACACACACACACATTCCCTATGTTTATGACGAACATAGGGAATTTTTTTGTTAATTAAATAAACTAAGCGATCAACAAAGCAGCGGCTACGTTGCGTCCTTCAGACATTAGCACCGTATAAGTGCGACAGGCAGCGCCATTATTCATGACTTCGATGCCGATTTTTTGCTGATAAAAAACATTTAATAACGCAGCATCCGGAAAAGCTAAGTCTTCGCCGCTACCGAGTAATACGATACTAGGCCGTAGATCGACAATTATTTGTAGATTTTCGGTGGTTAAGTCAGCGATGCAATGCGGTGGCCAAGGATCAACCAGCTGATTTGGCATTACAATCAGGCTATGTCGGATTTTTTGGTCATTAACTTGGATATAATCTTTGGTATAAGCAAGAATCTGATAACGGCCTGCGCCGGTGTCTAAGTTTAATTCCATAAGGGATTAGCAAGTTAAAATATTTGTATTAAATTATATACCGATGAAAAGAATACTTATATACTCTTGAAGCTGAATAAGTGGCCGCTCAATTGGTAATCCTCATATACTAAAATACACTTCGGTTGCTTCATTTTCATCGCCTGACGAAAAATTCAAGTGTGAAGAATATATTTAATATCATGAATAAAACTATCCACCGTCGTGAATTCAAACTCATTGAAACCTTAAAGCATTTGCATCCGATTTTACAGCGTGTGTATGCGGCACGTGGCATACTATCCGCGCAAGAATTGGATTATCGCTTGTCAAATTTACTGCATTATCAATCTTTATCCGGTATTGAAGCAGCGGCACAGTGTCTGGGCAATGCGGTGATGCAGCAACAACGGTTACTGATAGTCGGTGATTTTGATAGTGATGGCGCAACCAGTAGTGCGTTAGCAGTGAGTGCGTTACGCGCTTTTGGCGCGCAGCAGGTAGATTTCTTAGTGCCGAATCGTTTTGAGTATGGGTATGGTTTAACACCGGAAATTGTTGAGCTAGCGTTACGTACAAAAAAACCGGATGTTATTGTCACTGTTGATAATGGCATCTCGAGTCATGAGGGTGTAATTGCAGCAAAAGCTGCTGGATTAAAAGTCGTAATTACTGATCATCATTTGCAGGCGGCGACTTTGCCAGCCGCGGATGCATTGGTTAATCCGCAGCAAAACGGCGATCAATTTCCGAGTAAGAATTTAGCGGGTGTGGGTGTTATTTTTTATGTGATATTGGCACTCAGACAGTATTTGCGTAGCCAAGCTTGGTTTGAAAAAGCTAGCATTCCTGTACCGAATATGTTGCAGTTTTTGGATTTGGTAGCATTAGGAACGGTCGCTGATTTAGTGAGTTTAGACAGGAATAATCGTTTATTAGTTTCCCAAGGTTTGCAGTGGATTAAAGCCGGTAAAGCGCGGCCAGGGATTTATGCTTTACTCAAGTTGGCGAAACGCGAAGTAGAGTATCTGGTTGC from the Rickettsiella endosymbiont of Aleochara curtula genome contains:
- a CDS encoding Mth938-like domain-containing protein; translation: MELNLDTGAGRYQILAYTKDYIQVNDQKIRHSLIVMPNQLVDPWPPHCIADLTTENLQIIVDLRPSIVLLGSGEDLAFPDAALLNVFYQQKIGIEVMNNGAACRTYTVLMSEGRNVAAALLIA